Proteins from a single region of Flavobacterium sp. YJ01:
- a CDS encoding AraC family transcriptional regulator: MKALFEKVPSSVESSFNAFVYEAENFETPWHFHPEYELTYIVKGEGTRFVGNSVQEFKKRDFVLLGTNLPHYWKNHDNLKGGVQSIVLQWDDSVLGENWLEKKEFHSIKRILSDASKGLSFRTIENDVILERLQKIITQKPLEKLLALLLLLEELSKIKEVETLSSDGFVPNLNSKANDRINLIYNYIQENYNQKIRLNEIADLVHMNEETFCRFFKKNLGKSFFTFVNEYRINLICKQLIETKKQVSEIAYECGYESLPFFYRQFQKFMKCSPLVFRKKYHLEDVGTTIEI, encoded by the coding sequence ATGAAAGCACTATTTGAAAAAGTACCCTCTTCGGTAGAAAGTTCTTTTAACGCATTTGTATATGAGGCTGAAAATTTTGAAACACCTTGGCATTTTCATCCTGAATATGAACTTACTTATATTGTAAAAGGAGAAGGTACCCGTTTTGTTGGTAATAGCGTTCAGGAGTTTAAAAAAAGGGATTTTGTATTGTTAGGTACAAATTTGCCGCATTATTGGAAAAATCATGATAACCTAAAAGGCGGAGTTCAATCGATTGTATTGCAATGGGACGATAGCGTTTTGGGCGAAAATTGGTTGGAGAAAAAAGAATTTCATTCTATAAAAAGGATATTATCAGATGCTTCAAAAGGACTCTCTTTCCGCACTATTGAAAACGATGTGATTCTCGAGCGGCTGCAAAAAATCATTACCCAAAAACCACTAGAAAAACTACTTGCCTTACTTCTACTTTTAGAAGAACTAAGCAAAATAAAAGAGGTGGAAACCCTTAGTTCAGACGGTTTTGTACCTAATCTAAACAGTAAAGCAAATGACCGAATAAATCTGATTTATAATTATATACAAGAAAATTACAATCAGAAAATTCGTCTGAATGAAATTGCCGATTTAGTGCACATGAATGAAGAAACCTTTTGTCGCTTTTTCAAAAAAAACTTAGGAAAGTCATTTTTCACTTTCGTGAATGAGTACCGCATCAATTTAATTTGCAAACAACTAATTGAAACCAAAAAACAGGTAAGCGAAATTGCCTATGAATGTGGGTATGAAAGTTTGCCTTTTTTTTATCGTCAGTTTCAAAAATTCATGAAATGCTCGCCTTTAGTATTTAGAAAAAAATACCATCTAGAGGATGTCGGCACTACTATTGAAATATAG